ACCGCCCGCTCGCCGCCCAGCAGTTCACGGCTGTAGACCGGCAGCACCACCGGGGTCAGCGCGTCGTCCAGGAAGTTGGTGCACACCACCACGCTGATGATGGCCGCGAGGACCGGGGTGCGAAGGATGTAGCGCGCGCCCTCGGTGACCTCCCGCAGCAGGCCAGGACGGGCCCCGGCGGGCTCCGCCGCGTCGCCCGGCCCCGCCTTTCGGGCCCGCGGGGCGGGCTTTCCGCCCGGCACCGCCATGATCAGCAGGGCCGACGCGAGGAACGTGCCCGCGTCCACGTAGAGCACGGCGGTCGGGCCGGTCAGGCCCGCCATCAGCGCGGCGAGCGGCGGGCCGATCACGAACGCCACCCGCTGGGCCGAGGCGAACAGCGAGTTGGCGGTCTCCGAGCGCACCTGCCCGCGGGCGGTCACCCGGGGCAGCAGCGCCAGCCGGGCCGCGGCGCCGGGCGCGTCGGCGAGGGTGCGCAGGAACAGCAGCGCCATCAGGGCCGGCAGGGCCAGACCGATGGTGCCGTGCAGCAGCGGCACCGCGGCCATGCACGCCCCGGCGGCCAGGTCGGCGACCACACTGGTGCGCTTCGGGCCGACCCGGTCGGCGATCACGCCCCCGGCGAGCCCGGCCACGATCATGGGCAGCGCGTTGGCGAACCCCGCCGCGCCCGCCTCGGTGGCGCTGGACGAGATCTGCAGCACGTAGAGCGGCACCGCGACCAAGGTCATGGTGTTGCCGATCCAGGACAGGTAGTTCGCCGTCACCAGCGCGGTGAGGGGGCGCCTGTCACGGGTGGTCGTCGATGTCATGCGGAGGGGCTCTTCTTCTCTCGGGTCAGTTCGGCGAGCATGCGGTTCACTTCGTGCAGGGACATGCCCGCCGTCGAGGGCGGTTGGGCGCCGCGCCGTCGGGTCAGCCGGGTGAACTCCTCGGCGGCGCCGGCCGCCGCGGCCCGCACGGCCGCCCCGTCGACGGCGTCCGGGTCGAACTTCCAGGTGAACACCGCTTCCTCGCCGTCGGTTTCGAAGAGGACGGCGACGGCGTGGTAGCGCGTGGCGTCGTCGTTCCCCGATGGCCCGATCTGCTCGCCGACGGTGAACAACCGCCCGTTCTCCGCGCCCGCGAGCAGCGTACCCAGGTAGTTGAAGGACAGCTCGGCCCGTCCCCAGTCGGCGGCCTCGCGGCGCACCTCGGGATCGGCGGACCAGCGCAGCGCCTGGTAGCCCTTGCCGCCGTCCGGTACGGCGTCCAGGGCGCGGCCGACCTGCCGCAGGTGGCGGGCGGGGTCGTCGGCGAAGGGCAGGCGGAGCGGGTGGCTGGTGGCGTGGAAGCCCACGGCACGGGCCGGGTCCCAGCCGTCCGCGAGCGGCAACTCCCGCCCGGGGGCGATGAGATCGAGGACGACGTCCCGGCCGCCGAACCAGGGCCGGGTGGCTCGGGCGACCGCCGTCAGGGCCACGGCCGGCCGGTCCGTGGTGTCGGCGCCCGGCGGCAGCGCCGCACGCACGCGGTACGCCGTCTCGCCGCCGATCCGGTCCGGGCCGCCGGTGCGGCAGCCCAGCGGGGCGGCGCCCGCCAACTGGTCCCGCCAGTACTCGCGTTGCCCGCGCACATCGTGGTCGCGCCAGGCGGCCGCGTACACCGACGGGTGCCGCGCCTCGGGGGCCGGCCGGGCGCCGTGGTAGGCCCGTTCGAGGTCGTCCACCAGGATCTGCCAGGACAGGCCGTCCACGACCAGGTGGTGCGCGGTCAGTACGATCCGGTCGGGCTCGCCGGGGATCAGGGAGGCCGCGAACAGCGGTCCCTCGCGCAGGTCGAAGGCGGCGCGGTGGGCGTCCGCCACCCGGGCCGGATCGGCGCCCGGCGCCTCGACGCGCCACAGCCGGCGGTCCGTGGCGTCCACGTGCCAGCCGGTGTCCGTGCGCCGGAACGCCGAGCACAGCCCGGGATGGGCGGCCGCCACCCGTTTGACGACCACGGCCAGCCACTCGGGGTCCAGCGGCCGGGCGGCGGTGAGCACCAGGCTGTGCGCCCACAGCTCCGGGTGCGGCAGGCCGCCCTCCAGCAGGTCCTCCTGCTCGGGGCCGACCGTGCCCTCCGCCGCCGCGGTACTGCCCTGGAAGGTGTCCGACTCCGGCCGGACCAGGGCCAGTTGGCCGCGCATGGTGGGGGCGCGGAACAGCTGCCGGGCGGTGAGGGCGAACCCGGCCCGGCGCAGCGCGTGGGCCAGCCGGATCGCGGTCAGGGACGTACCGCCGCACTCGAAGAAGTTGTCGTCCGGGCCGGGCTCGGTGCCCAGCACCTCCCGCCAGACCGCGGCGATCCGGCGCAGCTCGCCGGGGTCCACCGGGGCGGGCGCCGCGGGCGCCGCCGCGGCCGTCCGCGCCGGGGCGGGAGCGGGGGCCGCGGCGCGGGCGCGCAGCGGTTCGTCCGGCCGCTCCACGAAGACCCGCACCAGTTCCAGGAGACGCCCCACGAGCCGGTCGACGGTGGCGTCGGTGAACAGCTCGGTGCGGTACTCGAACCGCCCGTACATCCGGTCACCCGCCCGCCACCAGCCGACCGTGATGTCCATCGGCGACACGCCGTCCTCGACCTCGACGCCGTGCACCTCGGCGTCGGGCACCCGGACCACGGTGTCGTCGAAGTCCAGCACGAGGTGCATGGTCTGGAGCAGGGGGTACCGGTCGAGGCTCCGCTCGGGCGACACCGCGTCGACGATCTCGCTGAAGGGCACCTCGCGGTGGTCGGCGACGGCGGCCGAGGCCTGCCGCACCGCGTGCAGGATCTGCTGCGGCGTCGGGTCGGCGGGCAGCCTGGCGCGCAGCGGGACGTTGGTCAGCAGGAACCCGATCAGGTCGTGGGTCTCGGGCCGGCCGCGGGTCGCGCTCGGCAGGCCGACGACGATGTCCCGCGACCCGGTCTCCTCGTGCAGCAGGCCCACGTAGACGGCCAGCAGCGCGTCGGACAGGGTCAGCCGCCGGGCGCGGCACATCGCGAGGAAGGCGGCGCTGAGCCCGTCGTCGAGCCGGAAGTAGTGGTGCTTGCCCTCGTGCCCGCGGCCCTCGGGGGGCGCGTCGTAGGGCAGCGGCAGATGCGCCGGCACGCCCGCCAGGTGGGCGCGCCAGAAGTCGCGGTGCGCCCGGCGGCGTTCACCGGTGAAGAACCGCCGCTGCCAGACGGCGAAGTCGCCGTACTGCACGGGGAGTTCGGGAACCCGCGCGGGACGGTTCTCGCGGGCCGCGCGGTAGTGCTCCAGGAGTTCGCGGTTGAGGCGGACGAACGACCACTGGTCGGTCACCGAGTGGTGCATCGTCTCGATCACCTGGTACTCGTCGTCCGCGCCGCGCACCACGACCACCCGCAGCAGCCCCCCGGCGGCGAGGTCGAACGGCCGTCGCACCAGCGCCCGCACGGTCTCCTCGACGGCGTCCGGTTCGGCCCGCAGGTCGAAGAACTCGACCGGCGTCGCGAACTCCTCGCTCACCCGCAGCACCGGCAGGCCGTCGCGGACCTCCACCCGGGAGCGCAGCAGTTCGTGGCGGCGCACCAGCGCGGTGACGGCCGCCCGGAACGCCTCCTCGTCGAAGGCGCCCTTGAACCGCAGCCCGGTGCTGATGTTGTACGTGTGCCGGCCGGGATCGAGCTGGTCGAGGATCCAGATGCGCTCCTGGTCCAGACCCAGCGGGGAGACGGAGCGGTCGCCGGAGCGCCGGGTGAGTTCCGGCTCGGCGGCCGGGCCCTCCTCCCCGTGCCGCAGTCGGCGCTGGAGGGCCGCCCGCTGCTCGGGCGTCAGCCGGGCCAGCCGGTCGGCGACGGTGCGCGGTCGAGTCACGGTCACTGGCTCCTGTCGGCGTCGGCAGTGGTGGTGGACGGGCCGGCCGGCAGCAGCTCGGCCAGCCGGGGCAGGCCGGCCAGCACGTCCCCGGCCGGCAGCCCGAAGTCGACGAGGCAGCCCACCTCGTCGGCGCCCGCCTCGGCGAGCCGGGCCAGCACCCGGGCGGCCTTGGCCGGCGTGCCCAAGAGCGAGGGCCCCGCCAGGTAGTCCTGGAAGGCGGCCTCCAGCAGGACGGGTTCGTCGCCGCCGCCGGTCTGCGCCCGGTAGGAGGACAGGTAGTCGTGCAGCGCGGGCCGCAGCCTGTCCTCCACGTCGGGCTCCTCGCTGACGTGCGCGTGGGTCATCACCACGACGTCACCGCGGCCGGCGTGCCCGGCGTCCCGCCAGGCGGCCCGGTACCGGGCCACGTTCTCCCGCAGCCGGGGCAGGGTCTGGCCGAGCAGCGCGGTCATCACGCCGTACCCGGCGGTGCCCGCGGCCCGGAAGGTCTCCGGGTGCCCGGCCGCGGTGATCCACACCGGCAGCTCGGGCTGCACCGGGCGCGGCTGGGTGAGCACCCGCGCCGTGCCGCCCGCGGTGCCGGGGAAGGACAGTTCCTCGCCCGCCCACAGCCGCCGCACCTGTTCGACGGTGCGCATCAGCGTCTTCTTGCGCTCGTCGT
This Streptomyces misionensis DNA region includes the following protein-coding sequences:
- a CDS encoding MupA/Atu3671 family FMN-dependent luciferase-like monooxygenase, translating into MSDIGERLGQLTPEQRTALRLRLRERARRAPAADGPPDAVPPVRLSLYFFPQARALAAPDYYAMMLRACEFADERGFHAAWFPERHFVDFGGSHPNPSVLAAAVAAVTRRLRLRAGSVAAPLHHPVRVAEEWAVVDNISGGRVGVSFASGWHPDDFVLAREPYDERKKTLMRTVEQVRRLWAGEELSFPGTAGGTARVLTQPRPVQPELPVWITAAGHPETFRAAGTAGYGVMTALLGQTLPRLRENVARYRAAWRDAGHAGRGDVVVMTHAHVSEEPDVEDRLRPALHDYLSSYRAQTGGGDEPVLLEAAFQDYLAGPSLLGTPAKAARVLARLAEAGADEVGCLVDFGLPAGDVLAGLPRLAELLPAGPSTTTADADRSQ
- a CDS encoding MFS transporter, with translation MTSTTTRDRRPLTALVTANYLSWIGNTMTLVAVPLYVLQISSSATEAGAAGFANALPMIVAGLAGGVIADRVGPKRTSVVADLAAGACMAAVPLLHGTIGLALPALMALLFLRTLADAPGAAARLALLPRVTARGQVRSETANSLFASAQRVAFVIGPPLAALMAGLTGPTAVLYVDAGTFLASALLIMAVPGGKPAPRARKAGPGDAAEPAGARPGLLREVTEGARYILRTPVLAAIISVVVCTNFLDDALTPVVLPVYSRELLGGERAVGLLLAANGIGAVVGSFAYAPASRRLLANRWATFVGCFALICAARLAMVAEPGLWIMLVITFAIGLASGPVNPLVTGVVERSTPPEALGRVWGAVMAMAFAAAPVGIFATGWLAQNIGLRPTLGLFGGLYVLLICYVVRNRPLRGLAAPDPARTPVAEDAATAG
- a CDS encoding condensation domain-containing protein: MTRPRTVADRLARLTPEQRAALQRRLRHGEEGPAAEPELTRRSGDRSVSPLGLDQERIWILDQLDPGRHTYNISTGLRFKGAFDEEAFRAAVTALVRRHELLRSRVEVRDGLPVLRVSEEFATPVEFFDLRAEPDAVEETVRALVRRPFDLAAGGLLRVVVVRGADDEYQVIETMHHSVTDQWSFVRLNRELLEHYRAARENRPARVPELPVQYGDFAVWQRRFFTGERRRAHRDFWRAHLAGVPAHLPLPYDAPPEGRGHEGKHHYFRLDDGLSAAFLAMCRARRLTLSDALLAVYVGLLHEETGSRDIVVGLPSATRGRPETHDLIGFLLTNVPLRARLPADPTPQQILHAVRQASAAVADHREVPFSEIVDAVSPERSLDRYPLLQTMHLVLDFDDTVVRVPDAEVHGVEVEDGVSPMDITVGWWRAGDRMYGRFEYRTELFTDATVDRLVGRLLELVRVFVERPDEPLRARAAAPAPAPARTAAAAPAAPAPVDPGELRRIAAVWREVLGTEPGPDDNFFECGGTSLTAIRLAHALRRAGFALTARQLFRAPTMRGQLALVRPESDTFQGSTAAAEGTVGPEQEDLLEGGLPHPELWAHSLVLTAARPLDPEWLAVVVKRVAAAHPGLCSAFRRTDTGWHVDATDRRLWRVEAPGADPARVADAHRAAFDLREGPLFAASLIPGEPDRIVLTAHHLVVDGLSWQILVDDLERAYHGARPAPEARHPSVYAAAWRDHDVRGQREYWRDQLAGAAPLGCRTGGPDRIGGETAYRVRAALPPGADTTDRPAVALTAVARATRPWFGGRDVVLDLIAPGRELPLADGWDPARAVGFHATSHPLRLPFADDPARHLRQVGRALDAVPDGGKGYQALRWSADPEVRREAADWGRAELSFNYLGTLLAGAENGRLFTVGEQIGPSGNDDATRYHAVAVLFETDGEEAVFTWKFDPDAVDGAAVRAAAAGAAEEFTRLTRRRGAQPPSTAGMSLHEVNRMLAELTREKKSPSA